In the genome of Mycobacterium kansasii ATCC 12478, one region contains:
- a CDS encoding carbohydrate ABC transporter permease, whose amino-acid sequence MSLVVVLIAGPLVFVFFTSFKDQPDIYSQPTTWWPPRWHPQNYRTATEQIPFWTFLRNSVVITSALAVVKFMLGVLSAFGLVFVRFPGKNVVFLVIIAALMVPNQITVISNYALISQLGMRNTFPGIILPLAGVAFGTFLMRNHFLSLPPEIIEAARMDGARWWQLLMRVVLPMSGPTMVAFGIITVVNEWNEYLWPFLMSDDESVAPLPVGLTFLQQAEGITNWGPVMAVTLLAMLPILLIFIVLQRQMIKGLTSGAVKG is encoded by the coding sequence ATGTCGCTGGTCGTCGTATTGATCGCCGGGCCGCTGGTGTTCGTGTTTTTCACCTCATTCAAGGACCAGCCTGACATCTATTCGCAGCCCACGACCTGGTGGCCGCCGCGCTGGCATCCGCAGAATTACCGAACGGCGACCGAGCAGATTCCGTTCTGGACCTTCCTGCGCAACTCGGTCGTCATCACGTCGGCGCTGGCGGTGGTGAAGTTCATGCTCGGCGTGCTCAGCGCGTTCGGCTTGGTGTTCGTGCGGTTTCCGGGCAAGAATGTGGTGTTCCTGGTGATTATCGCCGCGCTGATGGTGCCCAACCAGATCACGGTGATTTCCAACTATGCGCTGATCTCACAACTGGGTATGCGCAACACTTTTCCCGGCATCATCTTGCCGCTGGCCGGTGTCGCTTTCGGAACATTCCTGATGCGCAACCACTTTCTGTCGCTGCCCCCCGAGATCATCGAAGCGGCCAGAATGGATGGGGCGCGCTGGTGGCAACTTCTCATGCGGGTGGTGTTGCCGATGTCGGGGCCCACCATGGTGGCCTTCGGCATCATTACTGTGGTCAATGAATGGAATGAGTACCTGTGGCCGTTCCTGATGTCTGACGACGAATCGGTGGCGCCCCTGCCGGTGGGGCTGACGTTCCTCCAACAGGCCGAGGGCATCACCAACTGGGGTCCGGTGATGGCGGTGACCCTGCTGGCGATGTTGCCGATCTTGCTGATTTTCATTGTCCTGCAACGCCAAATGATCAAGGGTCTGACGTCAGGTGCGGTCAAGGGTTAG
- a CDS encoding ABC transporter substrate-binding protein, translating into MNPVSRRRFLALASAAAAGATAGCAGMGGSGGVKSGSGPITFWSCHPGTSTAVERELINRFQRRFPDLPVKLIDAGKDYEEVVQKFNAALIGTDVPDVVLLDDIWWFHFALSGVITPLEDLFDEVGLDTSDYVDSLLADYEFNGRHYALPYARSTPLFYYNKAVWDRVGLPDRGPQTWQEFDEWGPQLQRAVTAGNWAHGWANDTLISWTFQGPNWTFGGAYSDEWTLKFTDPATIAAGNYYRDSIHRKGYAAIANDINNEFATGIVASALASTGALVGITAAARFNFGVSPLPTGPGGAPGCPTGGAGLAIPTKLSHERKVNALKFIAFITNAANTAYFSQRTGYLPVRKSAVDDTSEQQYLAANPRARVALDQLPHTRPQDYARVFLPGGNRIISTGLESIGLKGADVTSTFADINRQLKIILDRQIKRKLPGHG; encoded by the coding sequence ATGAATCCGGTAAGCCGCCGACGGTTCCTCGCGCTGGCAAGTGCCGCTGCCGCGGGAGCGACGGCCGGGTGTGCGGGGATGGGCGGCAGTGGCGGGGTGAAATCGGGCTCCGGTCCAATCACCTTCTGGTCCTGTCATCCCGGCACATCCACCGCGGTGGAGAGGGAGTTGATCAATCGCTTTCAGCGCCGCTTTCCGGACTTGCCGGTCAAGCTGATCGACGCCGGCAAGGACTACGAGGAAGTCGTGCAGAAGTTCAACGCGGCGCTGATCGGAACCGATGTGCCCGACGTCGTGTTGTTGGACGACATCTGGTGGTTCCATTTCGCCCTCAGTGGTGTCATCACCCCGCTGGAAGACCTGTTCGACGAAGTCGGGTTGGACACAAGCGATTACGTCGACTCACTGTTGGCCGACTACGAGTTCAACGGCCGACACTATGCCTTGCCGTATGCCCGCTCGACACCGCTGTTCTATTACAACAAGGCGGTATGGGACCGTGTCGGCCTGCCGGACCGCGGGCCGCAAACCTGGCAAGAATTCGACGAGTGGGGTCCCCAGCTGCAGCGCGCCGTCACCGCTGGCAACTGGGCACACGGCTGGGCCAACGACACGCTCATCTCCTGGACGTTCCAGGGGCCGAACTGGACATTCGGCGGCGCCTACTCTGACGAGTGGACGCTGAAGTTCACCGACCCGGCCACCATCGCGGCCGGCAACTATTACCGGGATTCTATCCATCGCAAGGGGTATGCGGCGATCGCCAACGATATCAACAACGAGTTCGCCACCGGCATCGTGGCCTCGGCCCTGGCATCGACCGGCGCCTTAGTCGGCATCACCGCAGCTGCCCGCTTCAATTTCGGAGTGTCGCCACTGCCCACCGGCCCGGGTGGAGCGCCCGGCTGCCCGACCGGCGGGGCAGGGCTGGCGATTCCCACCAAGCTATCCCACGAACGAAAAGTCAACGCGCTCAAGTTCATCGCATTCATCACCAATGCGGCCAACACCGCGTATTTCAGTCAGCGCACCGGCTATCTGCCCGTCCGAAAGTCCGCCGTCGACGACACGAGCGAGCAGCAATACCTGGCGGCAAACCCCCGCGCGCGAGTGGCGCTGGACCAGCTTCCACACACCCGCCCGCAAGATTACGCGCGCGTTTTCCTGCCCGGCGGTAACCGCATCATCTCGACCGGCCTGGAATCCATTGGGCTGAAAGGAGCCGACGTCACGTCAACCTTCGCCGACATCAACCGGCAACTGAAAATCATCCTCGACCGGCAAATCAAGCGAAAGCTACCCGGTCATGGCTGA
- a CDS encoding ABC transporter ATP-binding protein — MADIRYSAVTHRYPGADVPAVVNLDLDIADGEFLVLVGPSGCGKSTVLRLLAGLESVESGQITIGGVDVTHLPPRERDVAMVFQNYALYPNMTVAANMGFALRNGGMSRAATRQRVLEVADMLELTELLDRKPSKLSGGQRQRVAMGRAIVRRPRVFCMDEPLSNLDAKLRVSTRSQISGLQRQLGTTTVYVTHDQVEAMTMGDRVAVLKDGVLQQVDGPRTLYDDPVNTFVATFIGAPAMNLIEATVNNGALASPELTIPVPRGAVGQVLVGIRPESWDVVPAGTAGSLSVRAELVEELGFESFVYASPLEQAGWALRAPRIVVRTDRHTAVGVDDTLGILPHPEEVCFFDSRTGTRIR, encoded by the coding sequence ATGGCTGACATTCGGTATTCCGCAGTGACCCATCGCTATCCCGGCGCCGACGTGCCAGCCGTCGTCAACCTGGACCTCGATATTGCCGACGGCGAATTTCTGGTCCTCGTCGGCCCTTCCGGTTGCGGCAAGTCCACGGTCCTTCGGCTCCTGGCCGGGCTGGAATCGGTCGAAAGCGGCCAGATCACTATCGGTGGTGTGGACGTGACGCATCTGCCGCCACGGGAACGCGACGTAGCGATGGTCTTCCAGAACTATGCGCTGTACCCGAACATGACCGTGGCTGCCAACATGGGGTTTGCCCTGCGAAACGGCGGGATGTCGCGCGCAGCCACTCGGCAGCGAGTGCTCGAGGTCGCAGACATGCTGGAATTGACTGAGCTGCTTGATCGTAAGCCGTCGAAGCTCTCCGGTGGGCAGCGTCAACGGGTGGCGATGGGACGGGCGATCGTGCGCCGGCCGCGGGTGTTCTGCATGGACGAACCGCTGTCGAATCTGGATGCCAAATTGCGGGTAAGCACCAGGTCGCAGATCTCCGGGCTGCAGCGTCAGCTGGGCACCACCACCGTCTACGTCACCCATGACCAGGTGGAGGCGATGACCATGGGTGATCGGGTTGCCGTGCTCAAAGACGGTGTGCTGCAACAGGTCGACGGCCCGCGCACGCTGTATGACGACCCGGTCAACACGTTCGTGGCAACGTTCATCGGGGCCCCGGCAATGAACCTCATCGAGGCCACCGTGAACAATGGTGCCCTGGCATCGCCGGAGCTGACGATTCCGGTTCCACGCGGGGCGGTCGGGCAGGTGCTGGTCGGCATCCGGCCGGAGTCCTGGGATGTAGTGCCGGCCGGGACTGCGGGATCGTTGAGTGTTCGGGCCGAGTTGGTGGAGGAGTTGGGGTTCGAATCCTTTGTGTATGCAAGCCCTCTCGAGCAGGCGGGCTGGGCGTTACGTGCGCCGCGGATCGTGGTCCGCACCGACCGCCACACCGCGGTCGGGGTAGACGACACGCTGGGGATTCTGCCGCACCCGGAAGAGGTGTGCTTCTTCGACAGCCGGACCGGGACCCGTATCCGCTGA
- a CDS encoding enoyl-CoA hydratase, whose amino-acid sequence MTDDILLIHTDERIRTLTLNRPQSRNALSAALRDRFFGALSEADADEDVDVIVLTGADPVFCAGLDLKELGGQSALPDISPRWPAMAKPVIGAINGAAVTGGLELALYCDILIASEHARFADTHARVGLLPTWGLSVRLPQKVGVGMARRMSLTGDYLSAADALRAGLVTEVVPHDELLPTARRVAASIVGNNQNAVRALLASYHRIDDSHTSAGLWLEAMAARQFRTSGDDIAANREAVLQRGRSQVR is encoded by the coding sequence ATGACCGACGACATCCTGCTGATCCACACCGACGAGCGGATCCGCACCTTGACCCTTAACCGCCCCCAGTCCCGCAATGCGCTATCGGCGGCACTGCGGGATCGCTTCTTCGGGGCTCTGTCCGAAGCCGACGCCGACGAGGACGTCGACGTCATCGTCCTCACGGGTGCCGATCCGGTGTTCTGCGCGGGACTGGACCTCAAGGAGCTGGGCGGCCAATCGGCATTGCCGGACATCTCACCGCGCTGGCCGGCCATGGCCAAGCCGGTGATCGGCGCCATCAACGGAGCTGCGGTGACCGGCGGACTCGAACTGGCGCTGTACTGCGACATCCTGATCGCCTCGGAGCACGCCCGCTTCGCCGACACCCATGCCCGGGTGGGTCTGCTGCCGACCTGGGGGCTCAGTGTGCGGCTGCCGCAGAAGGTTGGTGTGGGTATGGCCCGCCGGATGAGCCTCACCGGCGACTACCTCTCCGCCGCCGACGCGCTGCGGGCCGGCCTGGTTACCGAGGTCGTGCCGCACGACGAACTGCTGCCCACCGCCCGCCGCGTCGCGGCGTCCATCGTCGGCAACAACCAGAACGCGGTGCGCGCACTGCTGGCGTCCTACCACCGCATCGACGACTCCCACACCAGTGCCGGACTGTGGCTGGAAGCCATGGCCGCCAGGCAATTTCGCACCAGCGGTGACGACATCGCCGCAAATCGGGAGGCCGTGCTGCAACGCGGACGCTCCCAGGTGCGCTAG
- a CDS encoding PPE family protein, with product MDYGGLPPEVNSARMYTGPGSMSMTAAASAWSALAAELDSAAAGYETLVDQLAGEGWLGPASTAMAAAVAPYVVWMRATAAQAEQTAMQARAAAAAYENAVAAMVPPPAILANRLQLAELMQSNVYGQNTSAIAALEAQYGQMWAQDATAMYEYAAATGSATTLTPFNQPPHIVNPAGASGQTAAVTHAAATSAGASQSALARLISGIPTMLQGLATPVASAVSSSPLAWLWQILFGTSTFPTSIAALLTDLQPYASFLYNTEGLPYFSIGMANNFVQSSKTLGLLGGTAAAAAGGAAQGGLAGLGSLVGGGGPVSAGLGHAGSIGRLSVPPSWAQALPDVESIPARMPVETFKFAPDAAGSGNLLGGMPLGGPMGHGATGSGPRYGVRPTVMARPPFAG from the coding sequence ATGGATTATGGCGGCTTACCACCGGAAGTCAACTCTGCGCGAATGTATACCGGCCCGGGGTCGATGTCGATGACAGCTGCGGCATCGGCTTGGAGCGCGCTGGCAGCCGAATTGGATTCCGCGGCAGCCGGTTATGAAACGCTGGTCGACCAGCTGGCCGGGGAAGGGTGGTTGGGCCCGGCATCGACGGCGATGGCCGCCGCCGTCGCTCCCTATGTTGTCTGGATGCGGGCCACCGCCGCGCAAGCCGAGCAGACGGCCATGCAGGCGAGAGCCGCGGCGGCCGCCTACGAGAACGCCGTTGCCGCGATGGTGCCACCGCCGGCGATCCTGGCCAACCGTCTGCAGTTGGCCGAGTTGATGCAGTCGAACGTCTACGGTCAGAACACCTCGGCGATCGCGGCTTTGGAAGCCCAGTACGGCCAGATGTGGGCTCAGGACGCCACCGCCATGTACGAGTACGCCGCCGCTACCGGGTCCGCCACGACCCTGACCCCGTTCAACCAGCCGCCGCACATCGTCAACCCCGCCGGCGCATCCGGCCAAACCGCTGCGGTCACTCACGCCGCTGCCACCTCGGCCGGCGCCAGCCAGTCAGCCCTTGCCCGTCTCATTTCGGGGATTCCCACCATGTTGCAAGGGCTCGCCACGCCGGTTGCTTCGGCGGTGTCGAGTTCACCGCTGGCGTGGCTGTGGCAGATCCTGTTCGGAACGTCCACATTTCCCACGTCGATTGCGGCGTTGCTGACCGACTTACAGCCATACGCCAGCTTCCTCTACAACACCGAGGGCTTGCCCTATTTCAGCATCGGCATGGCGAACAACTTTGTTCAGTCGAGCAAGACTTTGGGGTTGCTCGGCGGCACGGCCGCCGCAGCCGCCGGCGGCGCCGCGCAGGGCGGTTTAGCGGGTTTGGGGAGCCTGGTGGGCGGCGGCGGGCCGGTGTCGGCCGGTTTGGGCCATGCCGGGTCGATCGGCCGGTTGTCGGTGCCGCCCTCGTGGGCGCAGGCCCTGCCGGACGTCGAGTCCATCCCGGCACGGATGCCGGTCGAGACGTTCAAATTCGCGCCCGACGCTGCGGGTTCCGGAAACCTGTTGGGCGGCATGCCGCTTGGGGGGCCGATGGGGCACGGCGCGACCGGTTCCGGTCCGCGATACGGTGTCCGCCCCACCGTCATGGCGCGTCCGCCGTTCGCCGGATAA
- a CDS encoding PPE family protein — MMCGDYGALPPEINSARMYAGPGSGSMLAAAAAWDALAGELGAMASGYSSVISELTDAAWIGPAAASMMAAAAPYVTWLSATAIQAEHTASQARVAAAAYETAFAMTVPPPAVTANRVLLMTLVATNFFGQNTPAIAATESEYAEMWAQDAAAMYGYAGSSATATVLAPFNPPPTTTDLTGSLRQTAAVAEVAAASAGTAITAKIWGLASTPAISHALARLSSNTWFPGYAAFAHWLEALLPEITPAERTALVRLAGLSYFGMGMGQFIASIAQQTIPGSPGGAGDSGSSVLDSWGPKLRFGAPPGAGAGGAAAVPEQYWERLDRLARPVSAVMGKAGSIGSLSTPSSWDASVRVLHAPLDQEFDMIGSLANAKANAYLQGMPMTAAGKHAAADQRYGFRYRVMQRSPSAG, encoded by the coding sequence ATGATGTGCGGCGACTACGGGGCGCTGCCCCCGGAGATCAATTCCGCGCGGATGTATGCCGGTCCAGGTTCAGGATCCATGCTGGCAGCAGCCGCGGCTTGGGATGCGCTGGCAGGCGAGCTGGGCGCGATGGCGTCGGGCTACTCGTCGGTGATCTCCGAGTTGACCGACGCGGCATGGATCGGTCCGGCGGCGGCTTCGATGATGGCCGCTGCCGCCCCGTATGTGACATGGCTCAGCGCCACCGCAATCCAGGCGGAACACACCGCCAGCCAGGCCCGGGTGGCCGCCGCCGCCTACGAAACGGCCTTCGCGATGACGGTGCCCCCGCCAGCGGTTACCGCCAACCGCGTCTTGCTGATGACGCTCGTCGCCACGAACTTCTTCGGGCAGAACACCCCGGCGATCGCGGCCACCGAATCCGAATACGCCGAGATGTGGGCCCAAGACGCTGCCGCGATGTACGGCTATGCCGGCTCGTCGGCAACCGCCACAGTGCTGGCCCCGTTTAACCCTCCGCCGACGACAACCGACCTAACCGGATCACTTCGGCAAACAGCCGCGGTGGCGGAAGTCGCTGCGGCATCTGCGGGTACGGCAATAACGGCAAAGATTTGGGGGCTCGCCTCCACTCCGGCGATATCGCACGCGCTGGCACGACTGTCGTCCAACACGTGGTTCCCGGGATACGCGGCATTCGCACATTGGCTCGAGGCGCTGTTGCCCGAGATCACCCCCGCGGAACGGACCGCGCTGGTCCGGCTGGCCGGCTTGAGCTATTTCGGGATGGGAATGGGGCAGTTCATTGCCTCGATCGCACAGCAAACGATACCGGGGAGCCCGGGCGGGGCCGGCGATTCAGGGTCGTCGGTTCTGGACAGCTGGGGTCCGAAACTTCGGTTCGGGGCGCCGCCGGGTGCCGGCGCAGGTGGGGCGGCAGCGGTGCCCGAACAGTATTGGGAACGCCTCGACCGTCTGGCCAGACCGGTATCGGCGGTGATGGGCAAGGCCGGCTCGATCGGCTCCTTGTCGACACCGAGCAGCTGGGACGCCAGCGTTCGGGTGCTGCACGCGCCCCTGGATCAGGAGTTCGACATGATCGGCTCCCTGGCGAACGCGAAGGCGAATGCCTACCTGCAGGGCATGCCGATGACAGCGGCCGGCAAGCACGCCGCGGCTGACCAGCGATACGGATTCCGGTATCGAGTGATGCAGCGCTCACCGTCTGCTGGGTAG
- a CDS encoding DUF2277 family protein codes for MCRNITELRGLEPPATAAEIAAAARQYVRKVSGITRPSAANAEVFEAAVAEVAATTTRLLAALPGRRQPPKSLPPLRRPEVLARVARSQ; via the coding sequence ATGTGCCGGAACATCACCGAACTGCGCGGCCTGGAACCCCCGGCCACGGCGGCCGAGATCGCGGCCGCCGCCCGTCAGTATGTGCGCAAGGTCAGCGGCATCACCCGCCCGTCAGCGGCCAATGCCGAAGTGTTCGAAGCCGCGGTTGCGGAAGTGGCGGCGACGACGACGCGGTTGCTGGCCGCGCTGCCAGGGCGGCGTCAGCCACCCAAGAGTCTGCCGCCGCTGCGCCGGCCCGAAGTGTTGGCCCGCGTGGCGAGATCCCAGTGA
- a CDS encoding DUF1802 family protein, which yields MTPALKEWSAAVHALLDGRQTVLLRKGGIGEKRFEVAAGEFLLFPTVAHSHAQRVRPEHRDLLPAAAADSTDERLVVRAAAKVVAALQVNRPEGLDDIQDLHIWTAASIRADRLDFRPKHKLAVLVVSAIPLTEPVQVTRIPEYAGCTSWVQLPIAASLATPVHDDAALAEVAARVRDAVG from the coding sequence GTGACGCCTGCGCTGAAGGAATGGAGTGCGGCCGTGCACGCGCTGCTGGACGGCCGGCAAACCGTGCTGTTGCGCAAGGGCGGCATCGGGGAGAAGCGGTTCGAGGTGGCGGCCGGAGAGTTCTTGTTGTTCCCGACGGTCGCGCACAGCCACGCGCAGCGGGTTCGTCCCGAGCATCGCGACTTGTTGCCGGCCGCGGCCGCCGACAGCACCGACGAGCGACTGGTGGTGCGGGCTGCGGCGAAAGTCGTTGCAGCACTTCAGGTTAACCGGCCAGAGGGGCTGGACGACATTCAGGATCTGCATATCTGGACCGCCGCGTCGATCCGCGCGGACCGGCTCGACTTCCGGCCCAAGCACAAGCTGGCCGTCCTGGTGGTGTCCGCGATCCCGCTCACCGAGCCCGTGCAGGTCACCCGCATCCCCGAGTACGCCGGTTGCACCAGCTGGGTTCAGCTGCCGATTGCGGCGAGTCTGGCGACGCCGGTGCATGACGACGCGGCGCTAGCCGAGGTCGCCGCCAGGGTTCGCGACGCGGTCGGCTGA